One genomic region from Sphingobacterium sp. UGAL515B_05 encodes:
- a CDS encoding RNA polymerase sigma factor — MDSTIAFWLKQIAEGDRTAFDALYNHFWKTIYQYVYPKTKNTEATEDILHDLFLSIWKNRSRLQEINNIESYLKTGARYLTFSYFNKNSGQHQVEIDKVDIVLDDAPIEDRLHYRYLLDLIQEEIQNLPERCRIIFNESRINHKSINQIALEYGLSKSTVENQLNKALKRLRLVTKDFHTFLSFF, encoded by the coding sequence ATGGATAGTACAATTGCATTTTGGCTAAAACAAATCGCAGAAGGCGACCGAACTGCATTCGATGCATTATACAATCATTTCTGGAAAACAATATACCAATACGTCTACCCAAAAACGAAAAACACCGAAGCAACTGAAGATATCCTGCATGACTTATTCTTGAGTATCTGGAAAAATCGAAGTAGATTGCAAGAAATCAATAATATCGAATCCTATCTAAAAACAGGTGCACGATACCTCACTTTCTCCTATTTCAACAAAAATAGCGGACAACATCAAGTGGAAATCGACAAAGTCGACATTGTCCTTGATGATGCTCCAATTGAAGATCGCTTACATTACCGCTATTTATTGGACCTCATTCAAGAAGAAATACAAAATCTTCCCGAACGTTGCCGAATTATTTTCAATGAAAGCCGTATCAACCACAAATCCATCAACCAGATAGCCCTCGAGTACGGCCTATCAAAAAGTACCGTTGAGAATCAACTAAACAAAGCCCTAAAACGTTTACGACTGGTTACCAAAGACTTCCACACCTTTCTCTCCTTTTTTTAA
- a CDS encoding FecR family protein, translating to MKVPNTLQKLIKNYLLGFENKAEYDTLKKWFDESDAQSMPTDSDIQAGQLIVLQRLGNNQLFHEPRTFSQKYRYGIRIAASITIALGFAMAYYYYQYAIFDKIAPQQLASIRPVKENVQLTFEDGKVVILNDQGKHTQAIEGVQEIKNGELVYNDNANHIVQNTLSTPRGQLFKIVLPDGTKVWMNANSSLSYPSKFIGPERLVELHGEAYFEVSKNPEQPFIVKTTNQQVRVLGTHFNINAYDNDLTTQTTLVEGKVEVQHQQQKILLTPNQQATFKGTALSKKNVDAAEYITWREGYFTFHNATANEIMQQLARWYDLNVRLDDSEINERFSGKINKQMNLQEILTVLQTAGLNFDIVQNKNQQKTILLKN from the coding sequence ATGAAAGTACCTAATACGCTGCAAAAACTAATCAAAAACTATCTATTGGGCTTTGAAAACAAGGCAGAATATGATACACTAAAAAAATGGTTTGATGAATCCGATGCACAAAGCATGCCTACAGACAGCGATATCCAGGCAGGCCAACTCATTGTCTTACAACGCCTAGGTAATAATCAACTATTTCATGAGCCGCGCACATTTAGTCAAAAGTATCGCTATGGAATTCGTATCGCAGCATCAATCACCATTGCTCTTGGTTTTGCTATGGCATACTATTATTACCAATATGCCATCTTTGACAAAATAGCTCCGCAACAACTAGCCTCAATACGACCAGTTAAAGAAAATGTGCAACTTACTTTTGAAGACGGTAAAGTGGTTATACTTAATGACCAAGGCAAACATACTCAAGCTATTGAAGGCGTTCAGGAAATCAAAAACGGAGAGCTTGTCTATAATGACAACGCAAATCACATCGTTCAAAATACACTTTCAACACCTCGGGGGCAACTATTTAAAATTGTACTCCCCGATGGAACCAAAGTATGGATGAATGCAAATAGCTCCTTAAGCTACCCTTCGAAATTCATAGGTCCAGAGCGGTTAGTAGAATTACATGGTGAAGCCTATTTTGAAGTTAGCAAAAATCCGGAGCAACCGTTCATCGTAAAAACAACCAATCAACAAGTCAGAGTTTTGGGTACACATTTCAATATCAATGCCTACGATAATGATCTTACGACGCAAACAACACTTGTTGAAGGTAAAGTTGAAGTACAGCATCAGCAGCAGAAAATACTCTTGACACCCAATCAACAAGCAACTTTTAAAGGCACAGCGCTAAGTAAGAAAAATGTAGATGCCGCCGAGTATATAACCTGGCGCGAAGGTTATTTTACCTTCCATAATGCCACAGCAAATGAAATCATGCAACAGTTAGCAAGATGGTACGATCTCAACGTCCGTCTTGACGACTCCGAAATAAACGAACGATTCAGTGGAAAAATCAATAAGCAGATGAATTTGCAGGAAATCCTAACCGTCCTCCAAACTGCTGGATTGAATTTCGATATCGTACAGAATAAAAATCAACAAAAAACAATCCTACTGAAAAACTAA
- a CDS encoding SusC/RagA family TonB-linked outer membrane protein: protein MQNNRKAKPSVPWDNHVQISANSDAVTWPRAFVESSNDSKLPTVFTRKNKLRFHLVSALLTISLMQLHGTTNAQRISINSNKSSIKQVFQQLEKQSGYSFFYKDVILEKIKDTGVKLENSTLQQALDAILKPNGLDYEVVNRTVIIKPISKPIQTTKLINKNLQSYVTGRILDENGKPIQGASIRLRNDEKKGVKSLVDGSFNLPITSLNEILIISSLGYEKKEVKASLNKDEMIIQLKPQNTALDEVSIVSTGIFKKEDKSFTGASRTISAKELKQYGSRNLVTSLRNIDPSFNIIESNLFGSDPNRLPEIQMRGNASIPNVNQIQSETKTQLNTPLIVIDGFQTTLQALIDINENDVEAITLLKDAAATALYGSRGANGVIVVTTRMPRPGKLRLTFGSELKIEMADLSGYHLLNARDKLELERQAGYYDKANAYQDIPSKRYYNFLLNEINSGVETDWMAIPLRTSHALRNNLRLEGGDQQFRYSATLQNNNTAGVMKGSSRNTINGSITLSYTYNNLLFRNYLNVNNVKSQESPYGTFSDYVKLNPYWRPYDVNGNVNKVLGDPGNDDNIYVRGTLPTNPLYDATLKTFDKGEETLITNQTAVEWKIIKDLLLTGKFSFTKTNSQNDAFRPAEHTNFANYTGDDVFRKGDYALGISNGMRYEGGLNLSYRTKIKDKHQIFAGAEANILQSKSSDYSFLAEGFPNSNLDFPSMALQYQKGGKPSGREYFYRTLGFVGNANYNYANRYFVDGTFRYDGSSQFGSNKKFAPFWSAGLGWNIDEEKFFNKEGKINRLKLRGSVGTSGSTNFDTYQALTTYAYYTGDRYYNWIGSYLLGMGNPDLKWQQVMKYNIGTDVDLFNRYLLLQANYYIENTNDLVSAINTPASNGFESYTSNVGKLRNKGFEFYATVFLMKKPEGVTWSVSGTVLHNKNKIIKTSEALKDAQKTLQGNQYDAAQMYIEGYSSNAIWVVKSLGIDPSTGKELYLSSDGTPTYTWNANDVTAVGNTDPKIWGSLNTMVRYKGLTFTAALSYKFGGQTYNKTLADRVETGNYSNNVDQRVYTGRWQQPGDIVPFKGLLNTTPTYKTSRFVQDENTFYARNFNVQYDFRYAKWVKKIGFENVNVGLNISDPFIISTIRQERGTSYPFSRQFTLSLNATF, encoded by the coding sequence ATGCAAAACAACAGGAAGGCCAAACCTTCGGTCCCATGGGATAACCATGTCCAAATTTCAGCAAACTCAGACGCCGTCACCTGGCCTCGGGCTTTTGTGGAGAGCAGTAATGACAGCAAATTACCCACCGTATTTACCCGAAAAAACAAACTGCGTTTTCACCTTGTTTCGGCGCTTTTGACCATCAGTTTGATGCAGCTCCATGGCACAACAAATGCGCAGCGCATCTCTATCAATTCAAATAAATCGTCCATCAAACAAGTTTTCCAGCAACTGGAAAAACAATCTGGTTATAGTTTTTTCTATAAAGACGTCATTCTCGAAAAAATTAAGGATACGGGTGTTAAACTCGAAAATAGCACCCTACAGCAAGCTTTAGATGCCATTCTTAAACCAAATGGTTTGGATTATGAGGTTGTTAATAGGACTGTAATTATTAAACCTATCTCAAAACCAATCCAAACCACTAAACTAATTAATAAAAACTTACAGAGCTATGTCACCGGAAGGATCCTAGATGAAAACGGCAAACCTATTCAGGGGGCATCTATTCGACTAAGAAACGATGAAAAGAAAGGTGTTAAAAGTCTAGTTGATGGAAGCTTTAACCTTCCCATAACCTCACTAAATGAAATTCTTATTATCTCTTCCTTAGGTTATGAAAAGAAAGAAGTTAAAGCTAGTTTGAATAAGGATGAAATGATCATTCAGTTAAAGCCACAAAATACCGCTCTGGATGAAGTTTCTATAGTTTCGACTGGTATCTTTAAAAAAGAAGACAAAAGTTTCACCGGAGCGTCTCGAACTATTTCTGCTAAGGAATTAAAACAATACGGTTCCCGCAACTTAGTAACATCACTTCGAAATATAGACCCATCGTTTAATATCATTGAAAGCAATTTATTTGGTTCCGATCCGAATAGGCTTCCAGAGATCCAAATGCGAGGGAATGCAAGTATCCCAAATGTTAATCAGATTCAAAGTGAAACGAAGACGCAATTAAATACCCCTTTAATAGTAATAGATGGATTTCAAACGACATTGCAAGCGTTGATTGATATCAATGAAAACGATGTTGAGGCTATTACGCTATTAAAAGATGCCGCAGCGACAGCTTTATACGGTTCCAGAGGTGCCAATGGAGTTATAGTTGTAACAACTAGAATGCCTCGTCCAGGAAAGCTGAGATTAACTTTTGGATCAGAATTAAAAATTGAGATGGCAGATTTAAGCGGCTACCATCTCCTCAATGCAAGGGATAAACTGGAACTCGAGCGGCAAGCTGGTTATTATGACAAAGCAAATGCTTATCAAGATATACCTTCAAAGCGATATTACAATTTTCTTCTCAACGAAATCAATAGTGGCGTAGAAACGGATTGGATGGCAATTCCCTTAAGAACCTCACATGCATTGAGAAATAACCTACGTCTTGAAGGTGGTGACCAGCAATTTCGGTATTCCGCAACCTTACAGAACAATAATACTGCGGGTGTGATGAAAGGTTCTTCACGAAATACAATAAATGGATCGATCACCTTATCATACACCTACAACAACCTATTATTTCGAAATTATCTGAATGTTAATAATGTCAAGAGTCAGGAATCTCCATACGGTACTTTTTCAGATTATGTTAAACTCAACCCATACTGGCGTCCTTACGATGTTAATGGGAATGTCAATAAAGTATTGGGCGATCCGGGAAATGATGACAACATATACGTAAGGGGTACCTTACCAACTAATCCCCTTTATGATGCGACATTAAAAACATTTGACAAAGGTGAAGAAACGCTAATCACAAACCAGACAGCTGTTGAGTGGAAAATCATAAAGGATCTCCTACTTACAGGTAAATTTAGTTTTACGAAAACAAATAGCCAAAATGATGCATTTAGACCCGCAGAACATACAAACTTTGCAAATTATACCGGTGATGATGTCTTTAGAAAAGGGGATTATGCTCTTGGAATTTCAAATGGAATGAGATATGAGGGTGGATTGAACCTATCTTACAGGACCAAAATAAAAGATAAACATCAGATCTTCGCAGGGGCTGAGGCAAATATTTTACAAAGTAAATCTTCCGACTATTCATTTTTAGCAGAGGGGTTTCCAAATTCTAATCTGGATTTCCCATCAATGGCTTTACAATATCAAAAGGGAGGAAAACCAAGTGGTAGAGAATACTTCTATCGAACGTTGGGATTTGTTGGAAATGCAAATTACAATTATGCCAATCGCTATTTTGTTGATGGTACATTTCGCTATGACGGATCATCCCAATTTGGATCAAACAAGAAATTCGCACCTTTTTGGTCTGCAGGTTTAGGCTGGAATATAGATGAAGAAAAATTTTTCAATAAAGAAGGAAAAATCAACAGACTGAAGCTGAGAGGGTCTGTAGGAACCTCAGGTTCTACAAACTTCGACACCTATCAGGCGCTCACGACTTACGCTTACTACACCGGTGATCGCTATTATAACTGGATAGGGTCCTATTTATTGGGAATGGGTAATCCCGACCTCAAATGGCAACAAGTCATGAAATATAATATTGGAACAGATGTCGATCTATTCAATCGCTACCTTCTTCTACAAGCAAATTATTATATCGAAAACACCAATGATTTAGTCTCGGCTATTAATACCCCGGCATCTAATGGTTTTGAATCCTACACATCAAACGTTGGAAAACTTCGCAATAAAGGATTCGAATTCTACGCAACAGTTTTTCTTATGAAAAAGCCAGAAGGAGTTACCTGGTCTGTTTCAGGAACGGTTTTACATAATAAAAATAAAATCATTAAAACCTCCGAAGCCTTGAAAGATGCGCAGAAAACGTTACAGGGAAACCAGTACGATGCTGCGCAGATGTATATAGAAGGATATTCTAGCAACGCGATTTGGGTTGTAAAATCTCTTGGGATAGATCCAAGTACAGGTAAGGAGCTATATTTATCATCGGATGGTACACCAACCTACACATGGAATGCAAATGATGTGACAGCAGTCGGAAATACAGATCCTAAAATATGGGGTAGTTTAAATACCATGGTACGCTATAAAGGATTGACATTCACTGCAGCCTTGAGTTATAAGTTCGGCGGACAAACGTATAATAAAACACTGGCCGACCGGGTAGAAACAGGGAATTATTCCAATAATGTTGATCAACGCGTATATACTGGCCGCTGGCAACAGCCCGGAGATATTGTTCCGTTTAAAGGACTATTAAATACTACGCCGACTTATAAAACATCCCGATTTGTACAAGACGAGAATACCTTTTATGCCCGGAATTTCAATGTTCAATATGATTTCCGTTATGCAAAATGGGTTAAAAAAATCGGTTTCGAAAATGTTAACGTAGGACTAAATATATCAGACCCATTTATCATATCAACTATTCGTCAAGAACGAGGAACCAGTTATCCATTTTCTCGTCAATTTACATTGAGTTTAAATGCAACTTTTTAA
- a CDS encoding RagB/SusD family nutrient uptake outer membrane protein, which yields MKKSIYIILLATAFYTVSCNKFLDIVPKTQVPQDQQFDTEQGFKDALTGVYINLKNESTYGKELSFATIENLVSSWDVTNNTVEQQLGLYNFSDSKVIDKFNRIFSQQYKTIAHINAILQQIDLKKSVLKTAGIYEIIKGECLGLRAFIHLDLMRLYGPMPQNPSIGNELAYVTEFGRNINAHISYESYKAQLLNDIKQAEELIKSVDPMLNYSMADIRNPNGYGSAFKPDDDFIAYRNMRMNYYAIKALEARANLWYGDNDKAYLAAKEIIEARNEKNVPKFQLAGGVEYTASNFMLTTEQIFGLYAYDMAKTYTNYFGNGLYRKGTSATTITNQLYGNTGTDFREATLWNLITMTNGSKYNVIKKYLTNENNVTVSTDYKQIPLLRTSEMYLILAETAPFNEGLDYFKQFRLSRNIGSTAIPQDKSSLQSEIIKEYRKEFYAEGQAFYTYKRLNVPKIQVLFAPSAALINYLLPMPTVESSN from the coding sequence ATGAAAAAATCTATCTATATAATCTTGCTTGCTACCGCGTTTTATACAGTTTCATGCAACAAATTCTTGGATATCGTACCAAAAACCCAAGTTCCCCAGGATCAACAATTTGATACTGAACAAGGATTTAAAGATGCTTTGACTGGCGTCTATATTAATCTAAAAAATGAAAGTACATATGGCAAAGAATTAAGTTTTGCTACCATTGAAAATTTAGTATCAAGTTGGGATGTCACAAACAACACCGTCGAACAACAATTGGGCCTTTACAATTTCTCGGATAGTAAAGTAATCGACAAATTTAACCGAATCTTTAGCCAACAATATAAAACAATAGCTCATATCAATGCTATACTGCAACAAATCGATTTAAAAAAATCGGTCTTAAAAACAGCGGGTATATACGAAATCATAAAAGGGGAATGCCTCGGTTTAAGAGCCTTTATCCATTTAGATTTAATGCGCTTGTATGGTCCTATGCCTCAAAACCCTTCGATTGGCAACGAATTAGCCTATGTGACAGAATTTGGAAGAAATATCAATGCACATATTTCCTATGAATCCTACAAAGCACAACTATTGAACGACATCAAACAGGCAGAAGAACTTATTAAATCAGTAGATCCCATGCTTAACTATTCAATGGCAGATATACGCAACCCCAATGGGTATGGTAGTGCTTTTAAACCAGATGATGACTTTATCGCCTACCGGAATATGCGCATGAACTACTATGCAATAAAGGCATTGGAAGCTAGGGCGAACTTATGGTATGGAGATAACGACAAAGCATATTTAGCTGCAAAAGAGATCATCGAAGCACGTAACGAAAAAAATGTCCCTAAATTTCAATTAGCTGGTGGCGTCGAATATACAGCATCAAATTTTATGCTGACAACCGAACAAATTTTTGGCCTTTATGCTTATGATATGGCCAAAACTTATACAAATTATTTCGGAAACGGCCTCTACCGTAAAGGGACATCGGCCACAACAATTACAAATCAATTATACGGTAATACCGGCACCGATTTCAGGGAAGCTACCTTATGGAATTTAATTACCATGACTAACGGCTCAAAATATAACGTCATCAAAAAGTATCTCACAAATGAAAATAACGTTACTGTAAGCACGGATTATAAACAAATTCCACTACTTAGGACAAGTGAAATGTATCTAATTTTAGCTGAAACAGCACCATTTAATGAAGGTTTAGATTATTTTAAACAATTCAGACTCTCTCGGAATATTGGATCCACTGCTATACCACAAGATAAATCAAGCCTGCAATCAGAAATAATTAAAGAATATCGGAAAGAATTTTATGCTGAAGGTCAAGCATTTTACACTTACAAAAGGTTAAACGTTCCCAAAATCCAAGTGCTATTCGCTCCATCAGCAGCTTTAATTAATTACTTATTACCTATGCCAACGGTTGAATCATCTAATTAA
- a CDS encoding DUF4843 domain-containing protein, protein MNNYKSILFMLSVCTIIFISCAKDEYYIFNDEARIQFGPPIVPRGTTVSEYQDTLKGATFYYDAEKITRDTIYFDIYTIGKLSNTNRSYKIEQINLPNVDNAIPGKHYVAFDDPSLTNAYSINADSVHAKVPIVILRDPELKAKTINLGFQLVENNNFKLGENSKLWRKLQITDRLNKPNNWTTTISQYYFGAYSVRKHQFMIETTQERWDDNFFSEVYSAIDLINYYKSVLGTALIDYNNAHPGNPLKDENGELITFPN, encoded by the coding sequence ATGAACAACTATAAATCTATACTATTTATGCTCTCAGTATGCACCATAATATTTATCTCCTGTGCAAAAGATGAGTACTATATTTTTAACGATGAAGCTCGTATTCAGTTTGGGCCTCCTATCGTACCGCGAGGAACGACTGTTTCGGAATATCAGGATACATTAAAAGGTGCGACTTTCTATTACGATGCTGAAAAAATCACTAGGGATACCATATACTTCGACATTTATACAATTGGTAAATTGTCCAATACAAACCGCAGCTATAAAATTGAGCAAATAAATCTACCAAATGTCGATAATGCTATCCCCGGAAAACATTATGTGGCATTTGACGACCCGAGTCTCACAAATGCATATAGCATCAATGCCGATTCAGTACATGCAAAGGTTCCAATTGTTATCTTACGCGATCCAGAATTAAAAGCCAAAACGATAAATCTCGGATTTCAATTAGTAGAAAACAACAATTTCAAGCTCGGAGAAAACAGCAAACTCTGGCGTAAACTCCAAATAACAGATCGTCTAAATAAACCCAATAATTGGACAACTACGATCTCTCAATACTATTTTGGAGCATATAGTGTCCGAAAACATCAATTTATGATTGAGACTACACAAGAAAGATGGGACGATAATTTTTTTTCAGAAGTATATAGCGCTATAGATCTAATCAACTATTATAAATCTGTCCTTGGCACTGCATTGATCGATTACAATAATGCGCACCCAGGCAATCCATTAAAAGATGAAAATGGAGAATTAATCACCTTTCCAAACTAA
- a CDS encoding PKD-like family lipoprotein has product MNKFLYYLLIGLTLIVSSCAKDKSNYTYNTEEYIEIEGIEDKYTAVAFQDTIKIEPQISSNKDGDLEYSWGIYETNVQGRSAPVDTISHTKNLKYAVHEDAKDWVLVFLAKNKRTGYTQYKTTTLTVATAFTRGWYILKDDGANSDLDLFLTPQSIMVNGKIENALSTANGSKLQGRASNFSFTSAYKSNILNPTTYANTRTLFITTEKDVQAVGINNLKTIRDKSTLFIGGDQNIAPPVGAFVGNSAIYLINRGELYNIYSNNVNKGQFGSKVRYDDNNSPYSLSPYFASQYNVDPILFDNNSSSFVTLVNGSGSTLTTFSNVDGNTLPTVKNNKTALYLGFKSTTYLPAPDYYYKRQGYAILKDKTDPSLKSLCFLEGDRTKLTIKSETLSPSSLLQNASLYTLLTEDENLLYFVTNNNVYSRNLSNGFEQLQYAVPSGEQVTFIKHLKYAVTTEPEYNFNFFIIGSKSGSNYKIRMFKKNSGNLESVPTQILEGTGSARSILYISPRVSESSYPSTY; this is encoded by the coding sequence ATGAACAAGTTTCTCTATTATTTACTAATTGGACTTACACTAATTGTCTCCTCTTGTGCTAAAGATAAAAGCAACTACACATACAATACAGAAGAGTACATCGAAATTGAAGGTATCGAAGACAAGTATACAGCAGTTGCGTTTCAAGATACCATCAAGATTGAACCGCAGATCAGCTCAAACAAAGATGGTGATTTAGAATATAGCTGGGGCATATATGAAACAAATGTGCAAGGTCGATCGGCTCCAGTAGACACAATTAGTCATACGAAAAATCTAAAATACGCAGTCCATGAAGACGCAAAAGACTGGGTGCTGGTATTCCTTGCAAAGAATAAAAGAACAGGATACACCCAATATAAAACTACAACACTAACGGTCGCTACTGCTTTTACTAGAGGTTGGTACATATTGAAAGATGACGGTGCAAATTCAGATCTAGATCTTTTTCTAACCCCCCAAAGTATCATGGTCAATGGAAAAATCGAAAACGCGCTTAGCACAGCGAATGGTTCTAAACTTCAAGGAAGAGCAAGTAATTTCAGTTTTACATCTGCATACAAAAGTAATATCTTGAACCCTACAACATATGCAAATACAAGAACCTTATTTATCACCACAGAAAAAGATGTACAAGCTGTAGGCATTAATAATTTAAAAACAATCAGAGACAAATCAACACTATTTATCGGTGGAGACCAAAACATCGCTCCCCCAGTTGGTGCATTTGTTGGAAATTCTGCCATATATCTTATTAATAGAGGTGAATTATACAATATCTACTCCAATAACGTAAACAAAGGCCAATTTGGGAGCAAAGTAAGATATGACGACAATAATAGCCCATATAGCCTATCCCCTTATTTTGCAAGCCAATATAATGTAGATCCTATTTTATTTGATAACAACAGTAGTTCATTTGTTACGCTGGTAAATGGATCGGGATCTACATTGACGACTTTCTCAAATGTTGATGGGAATACATTACCTACGGTCAAAAACAATAAAACTGCTTTATATTTAGGATTCAAATCCACCACATACCTACCAGCACCGGATTACTATTATAAAAGACAGGGATACGCTATTTTGAAAGATAAAACGGATCCTTCCTTAAAATCCTTGTGTTTTCTAGAAGGCGACAGAACAAAACTGACGATTAAAAGTGAAACTTTAAGCCCGAGCTCTCTATTACAGAATGCCTCACTATATACCTTGTTGACTGAAGATGAAAATCTATTATATTTTGTCACCAATAACAATGTTTACAGCAGAAATCTTAGCAATGGTTTTGAACAATTACAATATGCTGTACCAAGTGGAGAACAAGTAACTTTTATCAAACATCTAAAATATGCCGTCACAACCGAGCCGGAATACAATTTCAATTTCTTTATCATAGGAAGTAAATCTGGCTCAAACTATAAAATAAGAATGTTTAAGAAAAACTCTGGAAATTTAGAATCTGTTCCCACTCAAATTTTAGAAGGAACTGGTTCCGCCAGATCAATCTTATATATCTCGCCAAGGGTCTCTGAAAGTAGTTATCCGAGTACCTATTAA
- a CDS encoding retropepsin-like aspartic protease yields MWYIQTKKSILVGLCALAWVSSYAQSTEIFTQKLLQAFQQKDTAFIAGELAPNFSIAGHTDAGARFRLNQIVKNYPVSKIESKTDKKTKKGSLISLDLISTENKTVHTHALLDSSGKLIHLSLFDELYGVKRMEKTKLRAIIPFENKNGSIYLQVKINGYEKPLRLLFDTGADGMAVNQQLADAIGLKVTRENNASVVGGNTKIQVSDNNSILLDTLKLNGQGIAIFPEMGKEGDGIIGNTLIRQFITHIDYDKNLISLYDFGDFQYKDKGTTVSITMPAGVMILPGQLEIIQGKTYTGHFVFDTGASYDLICFRPFVRQNKLLVSGFKPEAQAATVSMGVSSPTFSGNSYQFAISPLPAVKGLPITLMGGSSANEQWKPGFDGSIGVRLLSRYNITINLADNEVHFSPNKLHTAPQDFLVKNYQFGWDNVGRLKALGIIGALENPDGLKAGTIIHRIDNYTADQLKKKPMLIEEIRLKAKEQSIIITVADNKTVTI; encoded by the coding sequence ATGTGGTATATACAAACAAAAAAATCAATTTTAGTTGGGTTATGTGCCTTAGCTTGGGTCAGTAGCTATGCACAATCTACAGAAATATTTACCCAAAAACTGCTTCAAGCGTTCCAGCAGAAAGACACCGCTTTCATAGCTGGAGAATTGGCCCCCAACTTCTCAATAGCAGGACATACAGATGCTGGAGCCAGATTTCGTTTGAACCAAATTGTTAAAAACTATCCAGTTTCAAAAATTGAGTCAAAAACAGATAAAAAAACAAAAAAAGGCTCTCTAATAAGCCTAGACCTAATTAGTACGGAAAATAAAACGGTTCATACACACGCTTTACTAGATTCATCTGGTAAATTAATACATCTTTCATTATTCGACGAACTCTACGGGGTCAAGCGCATGGAAAAAACAAAATTACGTGCTATTATCCCCTTCGAAAACAAGAACGGCTCCATTTATCTCCAGGTCAAAATCAACGGATACGAAAAACCATTACGACTATTGTTTGATACTGGAGCGGACGGCATGGCTGTAAATCAACAATTAGCCGATGCTATTGGCCTAAAGGTCACAAGAGAGAATAATGCTTCTGTGGTTGGTGGCAATACCAAAATTCAAGTATCGGACAATAACAGCATTCTATTAGATACCTTAAAATTAAACGGACAGGGTATTGCGATATTCCCAGAAATGGGTAAAGAAGGTGATGGTATCATTGGTAATACATTGATTCGTCAATTTATTACTCACATCGATTACGACAAAAACTTAATTTCGCTGTATGATTTTGGAGATTTTCAATATAAAGACAAAGGAACTACCGTTTCGATTACAATGCCCGCGGGAGTAATGATTCTTCCCGGCCAACTTGAAATCATACAAGGCAAAACGTATACAGGACATTTTGTATTCGATACCGGAGCATCCTATGACCTCATCTGTTTCCGTCCATTTGTACGCCAAAATAAGTTACTTGTTAGTGGATTTAAGCCCGAAGCTCAGGCAGCAACCGTAAGCATGGGCGTCTCTTCACCGACCTTCTCCGGTAACAGTTATCAATTTGCTATTTCACCACTACCCGCCGTAAAAGGTTTACCTATTACATTAATGGGAGGTAGTTCCGCAAACGAGCAATGGAAGCCAGGATTTGACGGATCCATAGGTGTCCGACTCCTCAGCAGATACAATATCACAATCAATCTAGCAGATAATGAGGTCCATTTTTCTCCGAATAAACTACATACCGCCCCGCAAGACTTTCTGGTAAAAAACTATCAATTTGGATGGGACAATGTTGGTCGACTGAAAGCTTTAGGAATAATAGGTGCTCTTGAAAATCCCGATGGTTTAAAAGCAGGGACCATAATTCACAGGATCGACAATTACACCGCAGATCAACTGAAGAAAAAACCGATGCTAATTGAAGAAATAAGACTAAAAGCAAAGGAACAGTCCATTATTATTACAGTTGCAGACAATAAAACGGTTACAATTTAA